One Robbsia sp. KACC 23696 DNA segment encodes these proteins:
- a CDS encoding DciA family protein, with the protein MPPFSSSPWSDPPAPTADKPFGYASTRGRNAERRPVRAYASRTERGERGERGKRPVAIGDALASNDAFAALREGVARLQALETDIRAALPDYLRGNVSPAGTEGDTLTLLTPHNALAARLRHLAPTLVSALQSRGWQIQAIKVRIRPIPVAPEPPRKTARISPVGIACLDALRASLDDSALKTALETMVSRHRGNR; encoded by the coding sequence GTGCCGCCGTTCTCCTCTTCCCCCTGGTCCGATCCCCCCGCGCCGACCGCCGACAAGCCGTTTGGCTATGCCTCCACGCGCGGTCGGAACGCGGAGCGACGTCCGGTGCGCGCCTATGCGTCGCGTACCGAACGAGGCGAGCGCGGGGAACGCGGCAAGCGCCCCGTGGCGATCGGCGATGCGCTGGCATCAAACGACGCCTTTGCCGCGCTGCGAGAGGGCGTGGCACGCCTGCAAGCGCTCGAGACCGATATCCGGGCAGCGCTGCCGGATTACCTGCGCGGAAACGTCTCACCGGCCGGAACCGAAGGCGACACGCTGACGTTGCTGACGCCGCATAACGCGCTTGCGGCGCGACTCCGGCATCTGGCCCCCACGTTAGTGTCCGCATTGCAATCACGCGGCTGGCAGATTCAGGCCATCAAAGTCCGGATCCGCCCGATACCGGTTGCGCCGGAGCCCCCGCGCAAAACCGCACGCATCAGTCCCGTCGGCATTGCTTGCCTGGATGCGTTGCGCGCGTCACTCGACGATTCCGCGCTGAAAACCGCGCTCGAGACGATGGTCTCGCGCCATCGCGGCAATCGCTGA
- the lpxC gene encoding UDP-3-O-acyl-N-acetylglucosamine deacetylase, translated as MLKQRTIKTIVKTTGIGLHSGRKVQLTLRPAPADTGIVYARVDLDPVVEIPAQAHAIGGTRMASVLEKDGARVSTIEHLMSACAGLGVDNLYVDITAEEIPIMDGSAASFVFLLQSAGIEEQNALKRFIRIKKPVEVREGDKFARLEPYFGFKLKFTIDFQHPAVDKTGQEVEVDFAETSYVRDIARARTFGFAYEFEAMRELGLARGGSMENAIVLDEYRILNNDGLRYDDEFVKHKTLDAIGDLYVAGHPLLGAYTAYKSGHGLNNLLLREMFAHEDAYEIVTFDDIQKAPKGFALDVQSVYA; from the coding sequence ATGTTGAAGCAAAGAACCATCAAGACGATCGTCAAAACCACCGGTATCGGCCTGCATTCGGGCCGGAAGGTGCAATTGACACTGCGGCCTGCTCCGGCGGATACCGGCATCGTGTACGCGCGCGTCGATCTCGATCCGGTGGTCGAGATCCCGGCGCAGGCGCATGCGATCGGCGGAACGCGGATGGCATCGGTTCTGGAGAAGGACGGTGCACGCGTGTCGACCATCGAGCACTTGATGTCGGCATGTGCGGGGCTGGGTGTCGACAATCTGTACGTCGATATCACGGCTGAAGAAATTCCGATCATGGACGGTAGCGCGGCGTCCTTCGTTTTCCTGCTGCAGTCGGCCGGGATCGAAGAACAGAACGCGCTGAAGCGGTTCATCCGAATCAAGAAGCCGGTGGAAGTGCGTGAGGGCGATAAGTTTGCGCGCCTCGAACCGTACTTCGGCTTCAAGTTGAAATTCACCATCGATTTCCAACATCCGGCCGTCGACAAGACCGGCCAGGAAGTGGAAGTGGATTTCGCCGAAACCTCGTATGTCCGCGATATCGCACGGGCGCGTACCTTCGGCTTCGCCTATGAGTTCGAGGCGATGCGCGAGCTGGGCCTGGCGCGCGGCGGCAGTATGGAGAATGCGATCGTCCTCGACGAATATCGCATCCTGAACAACGACGGTTTGCGTTACGACGACGAGTTCGTCAAGCACAAGACCTTGGACGCGATCGGCGATCTGTACGTCGCGGGCCACCCGTTGCTCGGCGCTTACACCGCGTACAAGTCGGGCCACGGCTTGAACAATCTGCTGTTGCGGGAAATGTTCGCGCACGAAGATGCCTACGAAATCGTCACTTTCGACGATATCCAGAAGGCGCCGAAGGGGTTCGCACTCGACGTGCAGTCGGTTTACGCTTGA
- the ftsZ gene encoding cell division protein FtsZ translates to MEFEMLETETNGTVIKVVGVGGAGGNAVEHMINRGVQGVEFVCMNTDAQALARMKASTVIQLGKTGLGAGAKPEMGGAAAEEARERICDALRGAHMVFITAGMGGGTGTGAAPIVAQCAKEMGILTVGVVSKPFEFEGGKRKRVAEAGAQSLEENVDSLIVVLNDKLFEVMGDDAEMDKCFQCADDVLHNAVAGIAEIINVDGLVNVDFEDVKTVMGEQGKAMMGTATVAGVDRARLAAEQAVASPLLEGVDLSGARGVLVNITASRSLRLSETREVMNTIKSYAAEDATVIFGTVYDDAMGDALRVTVVATGLGRAGKKVQSAPMTLLRTGTDNAPIHMQHGHATHHAPGNADYGSLDTPAVWRNSRETASAHVAALQEKGVDTYDIPAFLRKQAD, encoded by the coding sequence ATGGAATTCGAAATGCTGGAAACCGAAACCAACGGCACCGTGATCAAGGTGGTGGGAGTAGGCGGTGCAGGCGGCAATGCTGTCGAGCACATGATCAATCGCGGCGTGCAAGGCGTGGAATTCGTCTGCATGAACACGGATGCCCAGGCGCTCGCGCGCATGAAGGCAAGCACCGTGATCCAGTTGGGCAAGACCGGCCTGGGTGCCGGTGCGAAGCCGGAAATGGGTGGCGCGGCGGCCGAAGAGGCGCGTGAGCGCATTTGCGATGCATTGCGTGGCGCGCACATGGTGTTCATCACCGCAGGCATGGGTGGCGGCACCGGTACCGGCGCGGCGCCGATCGTCGCGCAGTGCGCGAAAGAGATGGGCATTCTGACGGTGGGCGTGGTGTCGAAGCCGTTCGAATTCGAAGGCGGCAAGCGCAAGCGTGTGGCCGAAGCCGGCGCGCAATCGCTGGAAGAAAATGTCGACTCTTTGATCGTCGTGCTGAATGACAAGCTGTTCGAAGTCATGGGCGACGATGCCGAGATGGACAAGTGCTTCCAGTGCGCCGACGACGTGCTGCACAACGCCGTCGCCGGTATCGCCGAAATCATCAATGTCGACGGTCTGGTGAACGTCGACTTTGAAGACGTGAAGACGGTGATGGGCGAGCAAGGCAAGGCGATGATGGGTACGGCGACGGTTGCCGGTGTCGATCGCGCCCGCCTGGCTGCCGAGCAGGCCGTGGCCAGCCCGCTGCTCGAAGGCGTGGATCTGTCCGGCGCGCGTGGTGTGCTGGTCAACATCACGGCGAGCCGCTCGCTGCGTTTGTCGGAAACGCGTGAAGTCATGAACACGATCAAGAGCTACGCCGCGGAAGACGCGACGGTGATCTTCGGCACCGTGTATGACGACGCGATGGGCGACGCACTGCGCGTGACCGTCGTGGCAACGGGCCTCGGCCGTGCCGGCAAGAAGGTACAGTCGGCGCCGATGACGTTGCTGCGCACCGGTACCGACAATGCGCCGATCCATATGCAGCATGGCCATGCCACGCATCACGCGCCGGGCAATGCAGACTACGGCTCGCTCGATACGCCGGCGGTGTGGCGTAATTCGCGTGAAACGGCGTCGGCACACGTTGCGGCTTTGCAGGAAAAGGGCGTCGATACCTACGACATCCCGGCTTTCCTGCGTAAGCAAGCAGACTGA
- the ftsA gene encoding cell division protein FtsA translates to MSKDFKDLLVSLDIGTSKVVAIVGELRGDGRYEVIGLGQSESRGLKKGVVVNIEATVQSIQRALEEAELMADCKITNVFTGIAGSHIRSFNSSGMVAIKDKEVMQADVARVIETAKAINIPTDQQVLHILTQEFIIDGQEDVREPIGMSGIRLEVKVHIVTGPVSAAQNIVKCVRRCGLEVNDLVLHPLASSLSVLTDDERELGVVLVDIGGGTTDIAIFSEGAIRHTAVIPIAGDQITSDVAMALRTPTPDAEDIKVAHGIAKQTLADPDEMIEVPGLGERGPRTLSRQALAAVIEPRVEELFSLVQQVVRESGYEELLSSGIVLTGGAAMMPGMVELGEDIFLKPVRVGVPEYSGGLADVVRNPRYSTAMGLLREAHAQRARGRKTAPKTGSMNGFFSRMKEWFVGNF, encoded by the coding sequence ATGAGTAAAGATTTCAAGGACCTGTTGGTCTCGCTCGACATCGGCACCTCGAAAGTGGTGGCGATCGTCGGTGAACTGCGTGGCGACGGTCGCTACGAGGTCATCGGTCTTGGCCAAAGCGAATCGCGCGGCCTGAAGAAGGGCGTCGTCGTCAATATCGAGGCCACCGTTCAGTCGATTCAGCGCGCGCTCGAGGAAGCGGAGCTGATGGCCGATTGCAAGATCACCAATGTGTTCACCGGCATTGCCGGCAGTCACATTCGCAGCTTCAATTCGAGCGGCATGGTGGCGATCAAGGATAAGGAAGTGATGCAGGCCGACGTGGCCCGCGTGATCGAGACCGCGAAAGCGATCAATATCCCGACGGACCAGCAGGTGCTGCATATCCTGACCCAGGAGTTCATCATCGATGGCCAGGAAGATGTGCGCGAGCCCATCGGCATGAGCGGCATCCGCCTGGAAGTGAAGGTGCATATCGTCACCGGCCCGGTATCGGCGGCGCAGAACATCGTCAAATGCGTGCGTCGTTGCGGTCTGGAGGTCAACGATCTCGTGCTGCATCCGCTCGCGTCCAGCCTGTCCGTGCTGACCGACGACGAGCGCGAGCTTGGCGTGGTGCTCGTCGATATTGGCGGCGGTACGACCGATATCGCGATCTTCAGCGAAGGCGCCATTCGTCACACGGCGGTGATTCCGATTGCCGGCGATCAGATCACCAGCGACGTGGCGATGGCGCTTCGTACGCCGACGCCGGATGCCGAAGATATCAAGGTGGCGCACGGCATCGCGAAACAGACGCTGGCCGATCCGGATGAAATGATCGAAGTGCCGGGCCTCGGCGAACGCGGTCCGCGAACGCTGTCGCGCCAGGCGCTGGCGGCGGTGATCGAACCGCGCGTCGAGGAGCTGTTTTCCCTGGTGCAGCAGGTGGTCCGCGAGTCGGGCTATGAGGAACTGCTGTCGTCCGGCATCGTACTGACCGGCGGCGCGGCGATGATGCCGGGCATGGTCGAGTTGGGCGAGGATATTTTCCTGAAGCCGGTGCGCGTGGGTGTGCCCGAGTATTCGGGCGGTCTCGCCGACGTGGTGCGTAACCCGCGCTATTCGACGGCGATGGGTCTGCTGCGCGAAGCCCATGCGCAACGCGCGCGCGGTCGTAAGACGGCGCCCAAGACGGGATCGATGAACGGTTTCTTTTCGCGAATGAAAGAGTGGTTCGTCGGGAATTTCTGA
- a CDS encoding cell division protein FtsQ/DivIB: MWHNVRQLNAAASLLTALALLALLGAAGYWCAQRPMFTLRTIAVEGDVAHVNEPTIRADVLSTLRGNFFTVDLDRTRAAFEQMPWVHHASVRRVWPNGLAVSLEEYRPLGTWGDDQMVSMDGDLFTVNQDEVDGDLPAFAGPPGSEKMVVQRYHDFEQWFKPLNAVPESVTLSARYAWTVKLNNGLEIDLGRERNPQTLDERSTRLVKAWPEITKQWGTDIDHADLRYPNGFAIRAASMRFAKDSRPTGANR, translated from the coding sequence TTGTGGCATAACGTGCGTCAGTTGAATGCGGCCGCGAGTTTGTTGACGGCGCTGGCACTGCTGGCGTTGTTGGGCGCCGCCGGGTATTGGTGTGCGCAGCGGCCGATGTTCACGCTGCGGACGATCGCGGTGGAAGGGGATGTGGCGCATGTAAATGAGCCGACGATCCGGGCAGATGTGCTGAGCACCTTGCGCGGCAATTTCTTCACCGTCGATCTCGACCGCACGCGTGCGGCGTTCGAACAGATGCCGTGGGTGCATCATGCGAGCGTGCGGCGCGTCTGGCCGAATGGACTGGCGGTGTCGCTGGAAGAGTACCGGCCGTTGGGTACATGGGGTGACGACCAGATGGTCAGCATGGATGGCGATTTGTTTACGGTGAACCAGGATGAAGTGGACGGCGACCTGCCGGCATTCGCCGGTCCGCCGGGAAGTGAAAAGATGGTCGTGCAGCGGTATCACGACTTCGAACAGTGGTTCAAGCCATTGAATGCCGTGCCGGAGTCGGTGACGTTGTCGGCGCGTTATGCATGGACCGTGAAATTGAACAACGGGCTGGAGATCGATCTGGGACGCGAACGTAATCCGCAGACGCTGGATGAACGCAGTACGCGACTGGTGAAGGCTTGGCCGGAGATAACCAAACAGTGGGGCACCGATATCGATCATGCCGACTTGCGTTACCCGAATGGATTTGCGATTCGGGCCGCGTCGATGCGCTTCGCGAAGGACAGCCGTCCGACGGGAGCCAATCGATGA
- a CDS encoding D-alanine--D-alanine ligase: MQTSWKVHPQLDPARFGKVAVLLGGESAEREVSLKSGSLVLAGLRHHGVDAHAFDPAEQPLWTLKEQGFVRAFNALHGGYGEDGRLQGALDFLGIRYTGPGVLGSALGMDKFRSKLVWQQAGIPTPPFETVLRMLGAYGAPADEHAYQPRAAEIVAKLGLPLFVKAASEGSSVAVYKVKTAEELAPAIAAAARADKIVLVEQSIEAGGDPLSSIGGEYTIAIAGDMPLPIIKIVPQNEFYDYDAKYLSDATQYLIPSGLDKAQEAAFAALAKQAFALLGGTTWGRVDFMVDAQGKPYFLEINTAPGMTDHSLPPKAARAIGIPYEDLVLHVLSLTLDA; encoded by the coding sequence ATGCAGACCTCGTGGAAAGTGCATCCGCAGCTCGATCCGGCGCGTTTCGGCAAGGTGGCCGTACTGCTCGGCGGGGAAAGCGCGGAGCGCGAAGTCTCGCTGAAATCCGGTTCCCTGGTGCTGGCGGGTCTGCGCCATCACGGTGTCGATGCGCATGCATTCGACCCGGCGGAACAGCCGCTGTGGACGCTGAAGGAGCAGGGCTTCGTGCGTGCGTTCAACGCGCTGCACGGCGGCTATGGCGAAGATGGTCGTCTGCAGGGTGCGCTGGACTTCCTCGGCATCCGTTATACGGGACCGGGAGTGTTGGGTTCGGCGCTCGGCATGGACAAATTCCGCAGCAAGCTGGTGTGGCAGCAGGCGGGTATTCCGACGCCGCCGTTCGAAACCGTTCTGCGGATGTTGGGCGCCTATGGTGCGCCGGCCGATGAGCACGCGTATCAGCCACGCGCGGCGGAAATCGTGGCGAAGCTCGGACTGCCGTTGTTCGTGAAGGCTGCGTCCGAAGGGTCGAGCGTGGCCGTGTACAAGGTCAAGACGGCGGAGGAACTGGCGCCGGCGATCGCGGCGGCGGCCCGTGCGGACAAGATCGTGCTGGTGGAGCAGAGCATCGAGGCTGGCGGCGATCCGCTGTCCAGCATCGGCGGCGAGTACACGATCGCGATCGCCGGCGATATGCCGCTGCCGATCATCAAGATCGTGCCGCAGAACGAGTTTTACGATTACGACGCCAAGTACCTGTCGGATGCAACGCAGTATCTGATTCCGTCGGGCCTCGATAAGGCGCAGGAAGCCGCCTTCGCGGCGCTGGCGAAGCAGGCCTTTGCATTGTTGGGCGGTACCACGTGGGGCCGGGTCGATTTCATGGTGGATGCACAGGGCAAGCCGTATTTCCTGGAAATCAATACCGCGCCGGGCATGACGGATCACTCGTTGCCGCCAAAGGCGGCGCGCGCGATCGGCATCCCGTACGAGGACCTGGTCCTGCACGTGTTGTCGTTGACGTTGGATGCCTGA
- the murC gene encoding UDP-N-acetylmuramate--L-alanine ligase yields MKHIVKRIHFVGIGGSGMSGIAEVLLNQGYQVSGSDLQRSATTERLAALGANIAYEHEAANIAQADCVVTSTAVHSGNPEVLAARAKRIPIVPRASMLAELMRLKQGIAIAGTHGKTTTTSLVASVLGEGGLDPTFVIGGRLNSAGASARLGTGDFIVAEADESDASFLNLFPVIEVITNIDLDHMDTYGHDVSRLKQAFVDFTKRLPFYGIAVLCVDDSNVREILPFVSKPIVRYGMCPEAQVRAIDVRPVGQQMHFTVLREDMAPLDVVLNLPGEHNVRNALAAIAIATELEVPDAAICAALAGFTGVGRRFQRYGELPVPETQETFTLIDDYGHHPVEMAATIAAARGAFPGRRLVLAFQPHRYTRTRDCFEDFVQVLSTVDALVMTEVYAAGEAPIVAADGRALVRAVRVAGKIEPVFVDDIAKLSDAIRHVVKPGDVVITMGAGTIGGVPATLAREVA; encoded by the coding sequence ATGAAACACATCGTCAAACGTATTCACTTCGTCGGCATCGGCGGCTCAGGAATGAGCGGCATTGCCGAGGTGCTGTTGAACCAGGGCTATCAGGTCAGCGGCTCGGATCTCCAGCGCAGCGCCACCACCGAGCGGCTCGCCGCTTTGGGGGCGAACATCGCTTATGAGCATGAGGCGGCGAACATTGCGCAGGCCGATTGCGTCGTCACGTCCACGGCCGTGCACTCCGGCAATCCCGAGGTGCTGGCTGCACGCGCGAAGCGCATTCCGATCGTGCCGCGGGCGAGCATGCTCGCCGAGTTGATGCGGCTGAAGCAAGGCATCGCCATTGCCGGCACGCATGGCAAGACCACGACGACGAGCCTGGTCGCGAGCGTACTCGGTGAAGGCGGGCTGGATCCGACCTTTGTCATCGGCGGTCGTTTGAACAGTGCCGGCGCCAGCGCGCGTCTGGGCACCGGCGACTTCATCGTCGCCGAAGCGGACGAATCCGACGCCTCCTTCCTGAATCTGTTCCCGGTGATCGAAGTCATCACGAACATCGATCTGGATCACATGGATACCTACGGGCACGACGTGTCCCGTTTGAAGCAGGCTTTCGTCGATTTCACGAAGCGGTTGCCGTTTTACGGGATCGCCGTGCTGTGCGTCGACGATTCGAATGTGCGCGAGATCCTGCCGTTCGTCTCCAAGCCGATCGTGCGATATGGCATGTGCCCCGAGGCGCAAGTGCGTGCGATCGACGTACGACCGGTCGGCCAGCAAATGCATTTCACCGTGCTGCGCGAGGACATGGCGCCGTTGGACGTCGTGCTGAATCTGCCCGGCGAACACAATGTGCGCAACGCGCTGGCGGCGATTGCGATCGCCACGGAGCTGGAAGTTCCGGACGCGGCCATCTGCGCGGCATTGGCCGGCTTTACCGGCGTGGGGCGGCGCTTCCAACGCTATGGCGAACTGCCGGTCCCGGAGACGCAGGAGACGTTCACGCTGATCGACGACTACGGCCATCATCCGGTCGAAATGGCGGCGACGATCGCGGCCGCGCGCGGCGCGTTCCCGGGGCGTCGACTGGTACTCGCGTTCCAGCCGCATCGCTATACGCGGACCCGCGACTGCTTCGAGGATTTCGTGCAGGTGCTGTCGACCGTCGATGCGCTGGTGATGACCGAAGTCTACGCCGCCGGTGAGGCGCCGATCGTCGCAGCGGACGGACGTGCCTTGGTGCGTGCCGTGCGGGTGGCGGGCAAGATCGAGCCGGTGTTCGTCGATGACATTGCAAAACTGTCGGATGCGATCCGTCATGTGGTCAAGCCGGGCGACGTCGTGATCACGATGGGCGCCGGTACGATCGGTGGCGTGCCCGCAACGTTGGCAAGGGAGGTCGCATGA
- the ftsW gene encoding putative lipid II flippase FtsW has product MSFIAKIVSLLPGRKNAMPGGPGSSASAIAPDVMHGMPVGGRELAGLSNAVNGARPKRSKMLEYDQALLWIIIALLSLGLIMVYSASIAMPDSPRYAAWSPAHFLLRHVFSLCVGGAAAFICIRVPMQTWYRIAPKIFLFSLVLLIIVLIPHLGKGVNGSRRWIPLGLLNMQPSELMKFAVTIYAANYVVRKQEFMQSFGRGFLPMAMAVGFVGAMLLLEPDMGAFLVIATIAMGALFLGGVNGRLFAGLVMTAVGTFSALIWLSPWRRARIFAYLDPWNIEYAQGKAYQLTHSLIAFGRGEWFGVGLGNSVEKLNYLPEAHTDFILAVIGEELGFVGVMIVILLFYGFVRRAFDIGRQALALDRTFSGLVAKGMGIWMGAQAFINIGVNLGLLPTKGLTLPLVSYGGSGILINCIACAVLLRVDYENRLLMRGGKA; this is encoded by the coding sequence ATGAGTTTTATCGCCAAGATCGTGTCGCTATTGCCGGGCCGCAAGAATGCGATGCCCGGCGGCCCCGGATCGAGCGCGTCGGCAATTGCGCCGGACGTGATGCATGGCATGCCGGTGGGCGGGCGCGAATTGGCCGGCCTGTCGAATGCGGTGAACGGCGCGCGGCCGAAGCGTTCGAAGATGCTCGAGTACGATCAGGCCCTGCTGTGGATCATCATCGCCTTGCTGTCGCTCGGCTTGATCATGGTGTATTCGGCGTCGATCGCGATGCCCGATTCGCCGCGCTACGCCGCCTGGAGTCCGGCGCACTTCCTGCTGCGCCACGTCTTCTCGCTGTGCGTGGGCGGTGCCGCCGCATTTATCTGCATCCGCGTGCCGATGCAGACCTGGTATCGGATCGCGCCGAAGATCTTCCTGTTTTCGCTGGTGCTGTTGATCATCGTGTTGATCCCGCATCTGGGCAAGGGCGTTAACGGCTCGCGGCGCTGGATCCCGCTCGGTCTGCTGAATATGCAGCCGTCGGAGTTGATGAAGTTTGCCGTGACGATCTACGCGGCCAACTACGTCGTGCGCAAGCAGGAGTTCATGCAGAGCTTTGGCCGCGGCTTCCTGCCGATGGCGATGGCCGTCGGTTTCGTCGGCGCGATGCTGCTGTTGGAGCCGGACATGGGCGCCTTCCTCGTGATCGCCACGATCGCGATGGGCGCCTTGTTTCTCGGCGGCGTCAACGGTCGGCTGTTCGCCGGTCTCGTGATGACGGCGGTGGGCACGTTCAGCGCCTTGATCTGGCTGTCGCCGTGGCGCCGCGCGCGGATTTTCGCCTACCTCGATCCGTGGAATATCGAATACGCGCAGGGCAAGGCCTACCAGTTGACGCACTCGCTGATCGCCTTCGGTCGCGGCGAGTGGTTCGGCGTGGGCTTGGGCAATAGCGTCGAGAAACTGAACTATCTACCGGAAGCGCATACCGACTTCATCCTCGCGGTAATCGGTGAGGAGCTTGGCTTCGTCGGCGTGATGATCGTGATCCTGCTGTTCTACGGTTTCGTGCGTCGTGCCTTCGACATCGGCCGTCAGGCGCTTGCGCTGGATCGGACGTTTTCGGGATTGGTCGCCAAGGGCATGGGCATCTGGATGGGGGCGCAGGCCTTCATCAATATCGGCGTGAACCTGGGCTTGCTGCCGACGAAGGGGTTGACGCTGCCGCTGGTCAGCTACGGCGGCTCCGGTATCCTGATCAACTGCATTGCCTGTGCGGTGCTGTTGCGGGTGGATTACGAGAATCGCCTGTTGATGCGGGGAGGCAAGGCATGA
- a CDS encoding Mur ligase family protein, with amino-acid sequence MTTSDDAPVDASIETDVSRAPHVLVLGLGESGFAMARWCATQGCTLRLTDSREAPPNREAALALPAGAKGAHTFAAAHVEVDASGVTAHRFAPSLLDDGIDLVAISPGLSPLDPSVAALLAEAAARGIPVWGELEFFARALRALRAAGQPSHVIAITGTNGKTTTTAMTGQLVARTGCPVAVAGNISPAMLTRLLDAIDQQALPLVWVLELSSFQLETAYTFEADAATVLNVTQDHLDWHGSMDAYAAAKFRIFGPQTRPVINRGDARGEAWLAQWRSVALDAAREAGLEPRRAATFGLGAPTLAGDFGLVEEGGLTWLAHIVRADGIDDVPPMVGLDPVRGVIVAAASADVADADAADSGDAHDSVAEGNAAALGSTIEVSVEDADAETDALAANDASEANEEADAAEAAPADVVDGKTPRRRRRKAFVEPEGITRLLMPVDALRVRGLHNASNALAALALCRGVGLPLAPLLHGLREYRGEPHRVEVIATLDGVDYVDDSKATNVGATVAALDGLAAPAILIAGGEGKGQDFSPLLPVVARWCKAVMLIGRDAPLLRAAIESSGVALENHPTLQSAVDAAAAQAEAGDVVLLSPACASFDMFRGYAHRAAVFHECVAERAAAQGVML; translated from the coding sequence ATGACGACGTCGGACGACGCGCCCGTCGATGCATCGATCGAGACGGACGTTTCGCGTGCGCCGCACGTGCTGGTGCTCGGCCTCGGCGAATCGGGCTTTGCGATGGCGCGCTGGTGCGCCACGCAAGGCTGCACGCTGCGCCTGACCGATTCGCGCGAAGCGCCGCCGAACCGCGAGGCGGCCCTGGCCTTGCCGGCAGGCGCGAAAGGCGCGCATACATTCGCCGCGGCACATGTCGAAGTGGATGCGAGCGGCGTCACGGCCCATCGTTTCGCGCCCAGTCTGCTCGATGACGGGATCGACCTCGTGGCGATCAGCCCGGGGCTGTCACCGCTCGACCCGTCGGTGGCCGCCTTGTTGGCGGAAGCCGCGGCACGAGGAATCCCTGTCTGGGGCGAATTGGAATTTTTCGCGCGGGCGTTGCGTGCGCTGCGTGCGGCCGGACAGCCGTCGCATGTGATCGCGATTACCGGGACGAATGGCAAGACCACGACCACGGCGATGACGGGGCAGCTGGTCGCGCGTACCGGCTGCCCGGTCGCGGTGGCGGGCAATATCAGCCCGGCCATGTTGACGCGACTGCTCGATGCCATCGATCAGCAGGCGCTACCTTTGGTCTGGGTGCTGGAACTGTCGAGCTTTCAGCTGGAGACGGCGTACACCTTCGAGGCCGACGCGGCAACGGTGCTGAACGTGACCCAGGATCACCTGGACTGGCACGGCAGCATGGACGCCTATGCGGCCGCGAAATTCCGCATTTTCGGGCCGCAGACGCGGCCGGTCATCAATCGCGGCGATGCGCGCGGTGAGGCCTGGCTGGCGCAATGGCGCAGCGTCGCGCTCGACGCCGCACGCGAGGCCGGGTTGGAGCCGCGTCGTGCGGCGACGTTCGGTCTCGGCGCGCCGACGTTGGCGGGCGACTTCGGTCTCGTCGAGGAAGGCGGTCTGACCTGGCTCGCGCATATCGTCCGCGCCGACGGCATCGACGATGTGCCGCCGATGGTCGGGCTTGATCCGGTGCGCGGCGTCATCGTCGCTGCGGCATCGGCCGATGTCGCCGATGCGGACGCCGCCGACAGCGGCGATGCGCACGATAGCGTCGCCGAAGGCAATGCCGCGGCGCTCGGAAGCACGATCGAGGTGAGCGTGGAAGATGCCGATGCGGAGACGGACGCCTTGGCGGCCAACGACGCATCGGAGGCGAATGAGGAAGCCGATGCCGCGGAAGCGGCGCCGGCCGATGTCGTCGACGGCAAGACGCCGCGTCGCCGCCGGCGCAAGGCGTTTGTCGAGCCGGAAGGCATCACGCGGCTGTTGATGCCGGTCGACGCGCTGCGCGTGCGGGGACTGCATAACGCCAGCAATGCGCTGGCGGCGCTGGCGCTGTGTCGGGGTGTCGGTTTGCCGCTCGCGCCGCTGTTGCATGGTCTGCGCGAATACCGCGGCGAGCCGCATCGGGTCGAAGTGATCGCGACCTTGGACGGTGTCGATTATGTCGATGACAGCAAGGCGACGAATGTCGGCGCAACGGTAGCGGCCTTGGACGGTCTGGCCGCGCCGGCGATTCTGATCGCCGGCGGGGAGGGCAAGGGGCAGGATTTCTCGCCCTTGCTGCCGGTTGTCGCACGCTGGTGCAAGGCGGTGATGTTGATCGGGCGTGATGCGCCGCTGCTGCGCGCGGCGATCGAATCGTCCGGGGTCGCGCTGGAAAACCATCCGACGCTGCAGTCGGCGGTGGACGCGGCGGCAGCCCAGGCGGAAGCCGGCGACGTGGTGCTGCTGTCGCCGGCGTGCGCCAGTTTCGATATGTTCCGCGGCTATGCGCATCGCGCCGCGGTGTTTCACGAATGCGTCGCCGAGCGGGCGGCAGCGCAGGGAGTGATGTTATGA